A region from the Spirochaeta thermophila DSM 6192 genome encodes:
- a CDS encoding HD domain-containing protein yields MNPQDVLASLHRAGHRPRLAGYSALDRYFKVKGTPTHLWIQSTAELVDLARLFEGLEYPGLEGVEAALSLEDTRIYFLTPHTPPPHPLLALTHDPSRDAFQAPDALYPLLRSPTLALSTPFTLTDALTCAVLLSRYPYTPPPTLPTLMPSPRPAIETQAATLSLILTGQTPWHGLALLSRTEALPRLWPPLARLRDVHHVKDYHPEGSVWEHTLEALKHRKRPDLLLSLAILLHDIGKPDAVPHGTNRFHLHANIGARIARTFLRDLGFPSSLQDDVAFLVRYHMLPGALPRIPPQSIAEILSSPLFPVLLELYRCDLSSTFRGPQPYYQACRAYRSFLKARRNPFRDPRLRRLIKLYVE; encoded by the coding sequence GTGAACCCCCAGGATGTCCTCGCCTCACTCCACCGGGCCGGTCACCGACCCCGACTCGCCGGATATTCCGCCCTCGACCGCTACTTCAAGGTGAAGGGAACCCCCACCCACCTATGGATCCAGAGCACCGCCGAGCTCGTCGACCTCGCCCGCCTCTTCGAAGGACTCGAATACCCCGGCCTGGAGGGAGTGGAGGCGGCCCTCAGCCTGGAAGACACCCGCATCTACTTCCTCACTCCCCACACCCCCCCTCCCCACCCCCTCCTCGCCCTCACCCACGACCCCTCGCGCGACGCCTTCCAGGCTCCCGACGCCCTCTACCCCCTCCTCCGCTCCCCCACCCTCGCCCTCTCCACCCCCTTCACCCTCACCGACGCCCTCACCTGCGCCGTACTCCTCTCTCGCTACCCCTACACCCCACCCCCCACCCTCCCCACCCTCATGCCCTCCCCCCGGCCCGCCATCGAAACCCAGGCCGCAACCCTTTCCCTCATCCTCACCGGCCAGACCCCCTGGCACGGCCTGGCCCTCCTCTCCCGCACCGAAGCCCTTCCCCGACTCTGGCCCCCGCTCGCACGACTCCGCGACGTCCATCACGTCAAGGACTACCACCCAGAAGGGAGCGTATGGGAGCACACCCTCGAGGCCCTCAAGCACCGCAAACGCCCCGACCTTCTCCTCTCCCTCGCCATCCTCCTCCACGACATAGGCAAACCAGACGCCGTACCACACGGCACCAACCGCTTCCACCTCCACGCCAACATCGGCGCCCGGATCGCCCGCACCTTCCTCCGAGACCTCGGCTTCCCCTCCTCCCTCCAGGACGACGTGGCCTTCCTCGTGCGCTACCACATGCTCCCCGGCGCCCTCCCCCGCATCCCCCCCCAGAGCATCGCCGAGATCCTCTCCTCACCCCTCTTCCCCGTGCTCCTCGAACTCTACCGGTGCGACCTCTCCTCCACCTTCCGCGGCCCCCAACCCTACTACCAGGCCTGCAGGGCCTACCGCTCCTTCCTCAAGGCACGACGCAACCCCTTCAGGGACCCCCGGCTGAGACGCCTTATCAAGCTGTACGTGGAATGA
- a CDS encoding DUF4954 family protein — translation MKDWRAILEPLAAEAPIPPDPSSLPSRPLAPTERAALEAQGNRAENWEAIRVHPSFTPRGIWYSTFRGSCYLGLFEPSDHDLFPEGIYHSVIRHTVVCSHARIHHCPLLSSLYIDEGAEVIHTTSHTPSPFSAGLLPTISPGIETGGREITPCDVLTPDLAIALTTRPLPGGLEEAYANFLTHYRDTTLFPFSYIGPKAHVAHCSTLSSVYIGSHAAVTGSSLTHVTIHSSEEAPTLVGEHTTLQEAILQEGVHVTTGAVVRRSLLMEATGAEDHGKIEGSIVLPNTHIAKGEVTASLVGPFVGFHHQSLLIAAWWPEGKGNIAYGANVGSNHTSRQPDQEIWPGEGMFFGLGCSIKFPAHFRDAPYTTIATAVMTMPQRMEYPFSLITQPISYPSEVPTAYNQLMPGWMLTGNAYGLFRSEEKFRTRNKARRYRPEFEIFRPRILFLMDRALDRLSSIGSPRPFYLPEHLPGIGKNYVTEEDRLGALEGYRLFLEYGILRILLGLSSCEDATWHNEIQPLVEKYHLPEQREAQIPRYLELLDAVWDRIEGSRHKDAVRGRRIIDDYLTTHPEEDAVLSTLRKRFDEERNRLTH, via the coding sequence ATGAAAGACTGGCGCGCCATCCTCGAACCCCTCGCCGCAGAGGCCCCCATCCCTCCCGACCCCTCCTCACTCCCCTCCCGCCCCCTCGCCCCCACAGAACGCGCCGCACTCGAGGCCCAGGGCAACCGGGCCGAGAACTGGGAGGCGATACGCGTCCATCCCTCCTTCACGCCTCGCGGCATCTGGTACTCCACCTTCAGAGGATCCTGCTACCTGGGCCTCTTCGAACCCTCCGACCACGACCTCTTCCCCGAGGGGATCTACCACTCGGTGATCCGCCACACCGTGGTCTGCTCCCACGCCAGGATCCACCACTGCCCCCTTCTCTCCAGCCTCTACATCGACGAGGGAGCTGAGGTGATCCACACCACCAGCCACACCCCCTCCCCCTTCTCCGCCGGTCTTCTCCCCACCATCTCACCCGGCATAGAGACCGGTGGGCGCGAGATCACCCCGTGCGACGTCCTCACCCCTGACCTCGCCATCGCCCTCACCACCCGCCCCCTCCCCGGTGGCCTCGAAGAGGCCTACGCGAACTTCCTCACGCACTACCGGGACACCACCCTCTTCCCCTTCTCCTACATAGGCCCTAAGGCCCACGTGGCCCACTGCAGTACCCTCTCCTCCGTCTACATAGGCTCGCATGCAGCCGTCACAGGGAGCAGCCTCACACACGTGACCATCCACTCCTCCGAGGAGGCGCCGACCCTCGTGGGAGAGCACACCACACTCCAGGAGGCGATTCTCCAGGAGGGCGTCCACGTGACCACCGGCGCCGTGGTGCGGCGGAGCCTCCTCATGGAGGCCACCGGTGCGGAAGACCACGGCAAGATCGAAGGGAGCATCGTCCTCCCCAACACCCACATCGCCAAAGGCGAGGTCACCGCGAGCCTCGTCGGTCCCTTCGTGGGCTTCCACCATCAGTCCCTCCTCATCGCCGCATGGTGGCCCGAGGGAAAGGGGAACATCGCCTACGGCGCCAACGTGGGATCCAACCACACCTCACGCCAACCCGACCAGGAGATCTGGCCCGGAGAGGGGATGTTTTTCGGCCTGGGTTGCAGCATCAAGTTCCCCGCCCACTTCAGGGACGCTCCCTACACCACCATCGCCACCGCGGTGATGACCATGCCCCAGCGCATGGAATACCCCTTCTCCCTCATCACCCAACCCATCTCCTACCCCAGCGAGGTGCCCACGGCCTACAACCAGCTCATGCCCGGGTGGATGCTCACCGGCAACGCCTACGGCCTCTTCCGGAGCGAGGAGAAGTTCCGCACCCGAAACAAGGCGAGACGCTACCGCCCCGAGTTCGAGATCTTCCGCCCACGGATCCTCTTCCTCATGGACAGAGCACTCGACCGACTCTCCTCCATAGGAAGCCCCCGACCGTTCTATCTCCCCGAGCACCTTCCCGGAATCGGCAAGAACTACGTCACCGAAGAAGACAGGCTCGGAGCCTTGGAGGGCTACCGACTCTTCCTCGAGTACGGCATCCTCCGCATCCTCCTCGGTCTCTCCTCGTGTGAGGACGCCACCTGGCACAACGAAATCCAGCCACTCGTGGAGAAGTACCACCTTCCCGAACAACGAGAAGCGCAGATCCCCCGATACCTCGAACTCCTCGATGCGGTGTGGGACCGGATCGAAGGATCGAGGCACAAAGACGCCGTACGGGGGAGACGCATCATCGACGACTACCTCACCACACATCCGGAAGAGGACGCGGTGCTGTCCACGCTCAGGAAGCGGTTCGACGAGGAACGGAATCGCCTCACTCACTAG
- the thrC gene encoding threonine synthase has product MRFVSTRNPKDVVSFEEAVFRGLAPDGGLYHPVERLDLAPLYERLGPEKGFVDVSYEMVRLLFGDEFSEEEAGRLVERAFPFSPVLRELTDSILLLELFHGPSCAFKDFGASFLASCMEVFLSRREGRAVILTATSGDTGSAVAQAFHGRRHIDVVILYPSGRVSPLQEKQLTTLGGNVHALEVAGSFDDCQRMVKEAFLDQELSERCPLTSANSINLGRLVPQSFYYVWAYAQLKARGERPFFCVPSGNFGNLTAGVYAWWWGMPVRGFLAATNVNDVVPEYLSTGVFTPRSSVRTLSNAMDVGNPSNFERLLALFEGDHRRMAAVIRGERVTDEETLDTIARYWRERGVFLDPHTAVGVKASERLLERERGVAPVVTLATAHPGKFLEVVEEALGIRPPLPPQLEEVLAKEKRAVKIPNTLEALKSFLLDLWG; this is encoded by the coding sequence ATGCGTTTCGTGAGCACGAGGAATCCCAAGGACGTGGTCTCGTTCGAAGAGGCGGTGTTCCGGGGGCTTGCTCCGGACGGAGGGCTCTACCATCCGGTGGAGCGTCTGGACCTCGCCCCCCTCTACGAGCGCCTCGGTCCCGAGAAGGGCTTCGTCGACGTCTCGTACGAGATGGTTCGCCTCCTCTTCGGCGATGAGTTCTCCGAGGAGGAGGCGGGCCGGCTCGTGGAACGGGCCTTTCCCTTCTCTCCTGTGCTGAGGGAGCTCACCGATTCGATCCTTCTCCTCGAGCTCTTCCATGGGCCTTCGTGCGCCTTCAAGGACTTCGGCGCGAGCTTTCTCGCGAGCTGCATGGAGGTCTTCCTCTCCCGGAGGGAGGGGCGGGCCGTGATCCTCACGGCCACCTCGGGGGATACGGGGAGTGCGGTGGCACAGGCCTTCCACGGCCGGCGGCACATCGATGTGGTGATCCTCTACCCTTCGGGGAGGGTGAGTCCGCTTCAGGAGAAGCAGCTCACCACACTGGGGGGGAACGTCCATGCCCTCGAGGTGGCCGGCTCGTTCGACGATTGCCAGCGGATGGTGAAGGAGGCCTTCCTCGATCAGGAGCTCAGTGAGCGGTGTCCTCTCACGAGCGCCAATTCCATCAACCTGGGGAGGCTCGTTCCGCAGTCGTTCTACTACGTGTGGGCCTATGCCCAGCTGAAGGCGCGAGGGGAGAGGCCTTTCTTCTGTGTCCCGAGCGGGAACTTCGGCAATCTCACCGCCGGGGTGTATGCGTGGTGGTGGGGGATGCCGGTGAGAGGGTTTCTCGCGGCCACCAATGTGAACGACGTGGTGCCGGAGTACCTTTCCACCGGGGTGTTCACGCCGCGGTCGTCGGTGAGGACGCTCTCGAATGCCATGGATGTGGGCAATCCGAGCAATTTCGAGCGGCTCCTCGCCCTCTTCGAGGGAGATCACCGCCGGATGGCCGCGGTGATACGGGGTGAACGGGTGACCGACGAGGAGACGCTCGATACCATCGCCCGGTACTGGCGGGAGCGGGGGGTCTTCCTCGATCCTCACACGGCGGTGGGGGTGAAGGCATCGGAGCGCCTCCTGGAACGGGAGAGGGGGGTGGCGCCGGTGGTGACGCTCGCCACGGCGCATCCGGGGAAGTTCCTCGAGGTGGTCGAGGAGGCGCTGGGGATCAGGCCTCCCCTCCCTCCCCAGCTGGAGGAGGTGCTCGCGAAGGAGAAGCGGGCCGTGAAGATCCCCAACACCCTGGAGGCGCTCAAGTCCTTCCTCCTCGATTTGTGGGGGTAG
- a CDS encoding FG-GAP repeat domain-containing protein: protein MYYYDEWRGRWRLVGKGEAEGGRVVVETRHFTDMVAAVLKVPEGVEPLEVDINAVKGVGVGEVEGGVVEVGVGGVGGMGWEGVRVPLWVPEGRRGMRPELEVRYVGKGWGNVGEGWWLKVGEVKRSDRWGVPRYEGGDRIELEGEELVEVGGGEWRRRREGGGYEEVEYYDQRDEWEVRRKDGVVVRYGGNGGKVEGGGGTYIWYKSKEEDAYGNRVEWLYERDEWGGVYLAEVRYVGWGAEEGAYRVEVEWEGRGDVRVDGRGGKGVKWAKRLKEVVVEVEGEEVVRYWCEYEENVFGASELKAVVVGRGGEEWYRYEMGYEGLTDVDGDGAYEGFVEEEWGGVGEGVGGRVTERWSWGMGMDLTVEAVLYGLKWKPLWEIERTPVASVGASMGFSVGGGWVEQAVVDINGDGKVDVVRVGRGGVLEVWYNTGGGFEGPHEDAGVGSGIGDEDQWEMSVGAWAGVGPVNVGGLWSWGKTRRGSGFVDVDGDGLVDIVEAGRGEYWKNTGGGFERRALEGEVGGEEGGGEEGKVYYWEEVVRKWEVLRSGVVEVRVGVEEVEPEVGGVVGEVWKRGKRGVEKVGEVGVGEELVKEVRVEVGEELVWAVVVKGEEVPVGVKVKVPIEVRYRKVKLYEDVGWRGEEYVAPVGWQEWMGSYEDEKNPWLKVYQVVRDDEGTVVGVVRRGNWEEGLREIVEGDKGEEVRAGLREHLWVIPKEVRFVEMKEVVESYGDEEVTVKEAGGGEVDVKKGAYMMACYAYEEGRATMAYREGEEEVVVVGEDGNEVRCELDPDVVVRLWREWYGGQVEKLKAVVGYRIGDGYEWRWVEEEGGRKYVGYGGRYGEENGKWDGGEGDEGGGRLVVAEGEWGKVWVEEEGGRWKGYEERGGEVEELGEVGVRRGDGWVEVEIERGGWSEAYRWEGEGGAVPIEEGAYEALLWEEVGGGEVWGGGVRSFRRRCMSS from the coding sequence GTGTACTACTACGATGAGTGGCGTGGGCGGTGGCGGCTTGTGGGTAAGGGGGAGGCGGAAGGGGGGCGGGTGGTGGTGGAGACGAGGCACTTTACGGACATGGTGGCGGCGGTATTGAAGGTACCGGAGGGGGTGGAGCCGCTTGAAGTGGACATCAATGCGGTGAAGGGGGTGGGGGTAGGGGAGGTGGAAGGAGGGGTGGTGGAGGTGGGGGTAGGGGGAGTGGGTGGGATGGGGTGGGAGGGGGTGAGGGTACCGTTGTGGGTGCCGGAGGGGCGGAGGGGGATGAGGCCCGAGCTTGAGGTGAGGTATGTGGGGAAGGGGTGGGGGAATGTGGGGGAGGGGTGGTGGTTGAAGGTGGGGGAGGTGAAGCGGAGTGACCGGTGGGGGGTACCGAGGTATGAGGGGGGTGATCGGATAGAGCTAGAGGGGGAGGAGCTTGTGGAGGTAGGGGGAGGTGAGTGGCGGAGGAGGCGGGAGGGGGGAGGGTATGAGGAGGTGGAGTATTATGATCAAAGAGACGAGTGGGAGGTGAGGCGGAAGGACGGGGTGGTGGTGAGGTATGGGGGGAATGGGGGGAAGGTGGAGGGTGGAGGGGGGACGTACATCTGGTACAAGAGCAAGGAAGAGGACGCGTATGGGAACCGGGTGGAGTGGCTGTATGAGCGGGACGAGTGGGGAGGGGTGTATCTTGCTGAGGTGAGGTATGTGGGGTGGGGGGCTGAGGAGGGGGCGTATCGGGTGGAGGTGGAGTGGGAGGGGCGTGGGGATGTACGGGTGGACGGGCGGGGAGGGAAGGGGGTGAAGTGGGCGAAGCGGCTTAAGGAAGTGGTGGTTGAGGTGGAGGGTGAGGAGGTGGTGAGGTATTGGTGCGAGTATGAGGAGAACGTATTTGGGGCGAGTGAGCTTAAGGCGGTGGTGGTGGGGAGGGGTGGAGAGGAGTGGTACCGGTACGAGATGGGGTATGAAGGGCTTACGGACGTGGATGGGGACGGGGCGTATGAGGGGTTTGTGGAGGAGGAGTGGGGAGGGGTGGGGGAGGGTGTAGGGGGGAGGGTGACCGAGCGGTGGAGTTGGGGGATGGGGATGGACCTGACGGTAGAGGCGGTGTTGTATGGGCTTAAGTGGAAGCCCTTGTGGGAGATAGAGCGGACTCCGGTGGCGAGTGTGGGGGCGAGCATGGGGTTTAGTGTGGGAGGGGGGTGGGTGGAGCAGGCGGTAGTGGACATTAATGGGGACGGGAAGGTGGACGTGGTGAGGGTGGGGCGAGGGGGGGTGTTGGAGGTGTGGTATAACACAGGGGGAGGGTTTGAGGGGCCGCACGAGGATGCGGGGGTGGGGAGTGGGATAGGGGATGAGGATCAGTGGGAGATGAGTGTGGGGGCGTGGGCTGGGGTGGGGCCGGTGAATGTGGGGGGCTTGTGGAGTTGGGGAAAGACGAGGCGGGGGAGTGGGTTTGTGGATGTAGACGGTGATGGGCTTGTGGATATCGTGGAAGCGGGGCGAGGGGAGTACTGGAAGAACACGGGGGGAGGGTTTGAGAGGAGGGCGTTGGAGGGGGAGGTAGGAGGAGAGGAGGGGGGTGGGGAAGAGGGGAAGGTGTACTATTGGGAGGAGGTGGTGAGGAAGTGGGAGGTGTTGAGGAGTGGGGTGGTGGAGGTGCGGGTAGGGGTAGAGGAGGTGGAGCCTGAGGTGGGGGGTGTGGTAGGTGAAGTGTGGAAGCGGGGGAAGAGGGGGGTGGAGAAGGTGGGGGAGGTGGGGGTAGGGGAGGAGCTGGTGAAGGAAGTGAGGGTGGAAGTAGGGGAAGAACTTGTGTGGGCGGTGGTGGTGAAGGGGGAGGAGGTACCGGTAGGGGTGAAGGTGAAGGTACCGATTGAGGTGAGGTATCGGAAGGTGAAGCTGTATGAGGATGTGGGGTGGCGGGGGGAGGAGTACGTGGCACCTGTGGGGTGGCAGGAGTGGATGGGCTCGTATGAAGATGAGAAGAATCCGTGGTTGAAAGTATATCAGGTAGTGAGGGATGATGAAGGTACTGTCGTTGGAGTGGTGCGGCGGGGCAACTGGGAGGAGGGGTTAAGGGAGATAGTGGAGGGGGATAAGGGGGAGGAGGTGAGGGCTGGGTTGAGGGAGCACCTATGGGTGATTCCGAAGGAGGTGCGATTTGTGGAGATGAAGGAGGTGGTGGAGTCGTATGGGGATGAGGAGGTGACGGTGAAGGAGGCAGGTGGGGGTGAGGTGGATGTGAAGAAGGGAGCGTACATGATGGCGTGTTACGCGTACGAGGAGGGGCGGGCGACGATGGCGTATCGCGAGGGGGAGGAGGAGGTAGTGGTGGTGGGGGAGGATGGGAACGAGGTGAGGTGTGAGCTTGATCCTGACGTGGTGGTGAGGTTGTGGAGGGAGTGGTATGGGGGGCAGGTGGAGAAGCTGAAGGCTGTGGTGGGGTACAGGATAGGGGATGGGTATGAGTGGAGGTGGGTAGAGGAGGAGGGGGGGAGGAAGTATGTGGGGTATGGAGGGAGGTATGGAGAGGAGAACGGGAAGTGGGACGGGGGTGAAGGGGATGAGGGAGGGGGGCGGCTTGTGGTGGCGGAGGGAGAGTGGGGGAAGGTGTGGGTGGAGGAGGAAGGGGGGCGATGGAAGGGGTATGAGGAGCGAGGGGGTGAGGTGGAGGAACTTGGGGAGGTGGGGGTGAGGCGTGGTGATGGGTGGGTTGAGGTGGAGATAGAGCGGGGAGGGTGGAGTGAGGCGTATCGGTGGGAGGGGGAAGGGGGTGCGGTCCCGATTGAGGAGGGAGCGTATGAGGCGCTTCTGTGGGAAGAGGTAGGGGGGGGTGAGGTATGGGGAGGGGGTGTGAGGAGCTTTCGGAGGAGATGTATGAGCAGCTGA